The proteins below are encoded in one region of Reichenbachiella sp. 5M10:
- a CDS encoding SiaB family protein kinase: MNQLSKDMLGAFDEWKEEQRKTIEMIDQTKTGTKSSEEVKSVSSFDLYNKIYNENVLLMYKGAITFDLVTSVIETLDRKVAQVESDKKVQKAFYSAAVEVVHNLYHHMDEIKGQFEDISDYDAKSGLITVLAKEKYYNILTGNFIPTKNTYDLKSKIDEVNTTDKDGLRALYKETLSNGQFSDKGTAGLGLIQLARKTGEKLNYKFDKVNSEYSYFTFQVKINRV, from the coding sequence ATGAATCAATTATCAAAGGATATGCTGGGGGCATTTGACGAGTGGAAGGAAGAACAACGGAAAACAATAGAAATGATTGATCAGACAAAAACAGGTACCAAGTCCAGTGAAGAGGTCAAGAGTGTGAGTAGTTTTGATTTGTATAATAAGATATACAATGAAAACGTACTGTTGATGTACAAAGGGGCGATCACTTTTGATTTGGTTACGTCGGTCATTGAGACATTGGATCGAAAAGTCGCCCAGGTAGAATCAGACAAGAAGGTACAAAAGGCGTTTTACAGCGCGGCAGTAGAAGTGGTGCACAATCTTTATCATCACATGGATGAGATCAAAGGGCAGTTCGAGGATATATCTGACTATGATGCCAAGTCTGGTTTGATCACTGTACTAGCCAAGGAGAAGTACTACAACATCTTGACAGGCAATTTCATCCCAACCAAAAATACCTACGATCTCAAGTCAAAAATCGATGAGGTCAACACTACAGACAAAGATGGTCTGAGAGCTTTGTATAAAGAGACATTGAGCAATGGGCAGTTTTCGGACAAAGGGACAGCTGGTCTAGGTTTGATCCAATTGGCTCGTAAGACTGGCGAAAAGCTCAACTATAAGTTTGACAAAGTGAACAGCGAGTATTCGTATTTCACGTTTCAGGTCAAAATCAATCGCGTCTAA
- a CDS encoding ATP-binding protein, which yields MIKSTTIIWVIIALFFISFSSLGSNLSWGQFQEKGKGELHVFYRNTESFITISDNGTLKGLEYEMLMGFKYYLLNTYGYDLQLNWTRRQAFRDIYEYVRDSAASNVVGLDIISKIPEREVEVTFSKPFFPDIQVLITHQDAPTIESLREFSQTFDQYTAVTVKGTTYDLYLQKLKQLYRVNFETNYIRSSNDIIKSIAANPMQFGYVDLPNYILALNKNRPIKRQNLLSKKGFGYCLIFNKSSDWYIPFNEYLTSQEFELLKTKGIQKYLGYDVNQLISHIAEGGNEEIILLQKEKSLINEELYQREKEAQNQDHIQNILLISIILILTIAYFLYNSNRVKSKANEILTKHRQMIEQQNVLLSRRNEELVSHDEEKNNFIHILSHDLRAPINNITALANILKMDADTLNEEQSRMITHIATESSRLNKMVTRILDIEKIESKTSEQFEKIELSTILNRVVENYLTQASAKEIELITEIQPQVHVLGDEQYLFHVFENLISNGIKFSPHGKKVFVTLTGQNHIAIVNISDQGPGMSDEDQRNMFKKFQVLTAKATAGERSTGLGLSIVNKYIGLLGGELECQSQPGQGTTFIVKLSLV from the coding sequence GTGATAAAAAGTACAACTATCATTTGGGTCATTATCGCCCTGTTTTTTATATCATTTTCGTCTCTTGGATCAAACTTGTCTTGGGGACAATTTCAAGAGAAAGGAAAGGGTGAGCTCCACGTATTTTATCGCAATACGGAATCTTTCATCACGATCTCGGACAATGGCACACTCAAAGGCCTAGAGTACGAGATGCTCATGGGCTTCAAGTATTACCTTCTCAATACCTACGGGTATGATCTTCAACTCAATTGGACACGTAGACAGGCCTTCAGGGACATCTACGAGTATGTACGGGATAGTGCAGCGTCCAATGTCGTAGGATTGGACATTATATCCAAAATCCCAGAGCGGGAAGTAGAAGTCACCTTCTCCAAACCCTTCTTCCCAGACATTCAAGTACTCATCACTCATCAAGACGCTCCGACCATAGAATCTTTGCGGGAGTTCTCCCAGACTTTTGATCAGTACACTGCTGTCACAGTCAAAGGCACGACCTACGACCTCTATCTCCAGAAACTCAAGCAACTCTATCGTGTGAATTTCGAAACAAACTATATTCGATCAAGCAACGACATCATCAAAAGTATCGCAGCTAACCCCATGCAATTCGGATATGTAGACTTGCCCAACTACATTTTAGCTCTCAACAAAAACCGTCCCATCAAACGCCAGAATCTCCTCTCCAAAAAGGGATTCGGCTATTGCCTCATATTCAACAAAAGCAGTGACTGGTACATCCCGTTCAATGAATACCTCACTAGCCAAGAGTTTGAACTACTCAAAACAAAAGGGATACAGAAATACTTGGGCTATGATGTCAACCAACTCATCAGTCACATCGCAGAAGGAGGAAACGAAGAAATTATTTTGCTGCAAAAAGAAAAAAGCCTCATCAACGAAGAGCTCTATCAGCGTGAAAAAGAAGCGCAAAACCAAGATCACATCCAAAACATCTTGCTCATCTCCATCATCCTCATCCTAACCATCGCATACTTCCTCTACAACAGCAACCGTGTCAAATCCAAAGCCAATGAAATCCTAACAAAGCACCGCCAGATGATCGAACAGCAAAACGTACTATTGTCACGTAGAAACGAAGAGCTCGTCAGTCACGATGAAGAAAAGAATAATTTCATCCACATCCTCTCACACGACCTGAGGGCACCTATCAACAACATCACTGCGCTTGCAAACATACTCAAAATGGATGCCGACACTCTCAACGAAGAGCAGTCCCGGATGATCACTCACATCGCTACCGAATCCAGTCGACTCAACAAGATGGTGACTCGTATCCTTGATATCGAAAAGATCGAGTCCAAGACCTCCGAACAATTCGAAAAAATTGAACTCAGTACCATTCTCAATCGAGTGGTCGAAAACTACCTCACACAGGCTTCTGCCAAAGAGATCGAGCTGATCACCGAAATCCAACCCCAGGTACACGTACTCGGTGACGAACAATACCTCTTTCATGTGTTTGAAAACCTGATATCAAACGGGATCAAATTTTCGCCACATGGCAAAAAAGTCTTCGTCACATTAACCGGCCAAAACCACATCGCCATAGTCAATATCTCTGACCAAGGTCCAGGCATGTCTGACGAAGATCAACGCAACATGTTCAAGAAGTTCCAAGTACTCACAGCCAAAGCAACGGCTGGTGAACGATCAACGGGTCTAGGCCTCTCCATCGTCAACAAATACATCGGTCTACTCGGCGGAGAGCTTGAGTGTCAATCTCAGCCGGGACAGGGCACCACATTCATCGTCAAGTTGAGTTTGGTGTAA
- the pyk gene encoding pyruvate kinase translates to MQSKRAKIIATLGPASEDKETIKKLIEAGADVFRLNFSHGTHEDHLVRINTINEVNEELGTNVCKLQDLQGPKIRIGEMENGGAEIVPGQTLTIITEDILGTSEKVSTTYKPLATDVSVGDFILIDDGNLQVEVMSTNGTEVTTKVVHGGILKSRKGINLPDTAISSPSLTEKDREDLEFGLEHDVDWVALSFVRNAKDIEELREIITSKGKKTKIIAKIEKPEAVADIDEIIEATDAIMVARGDLGVEVQMEDVPPIQKSIVKKCNNLGKPVIVATQMLESMTENPRPTRAEANDVANSIFDGADTVMLSAESASGKFPVESVRSMAKCISAIEKASDAVFNKPWEESGRTDLGASSLLVSSACRLSRAVGAKAIIGMTKSGYTGLSLAKNRPEADIFIFTDDKRVLHSLNLVWGIKVFYYDAQKPIDETFDDLVAILKEKGYLETGDTYVTTAAMPLHWQSKTNMMKVDVVK, encoded by the coding sequence ATGCAATCAAAAAGGGCAAAAATCATCGCGACTTTAGGGCCGGCGAGTGAAGACAAGGAAACGATCAAAAAGCTGATAGAAGCTGGTGCAGACGTTTTTAGATTAAACTTCTCTCATGGTACGCATGAGGATCACTTAGTGAGAATCAACACCATCAATGAAGTCAATGAAGAGTTAGGTACCAATGTTTGTAAGCTCCAAGATTTACAGGGGCCGAAGATTAGAATTGGTGAAATGGAAAATGGCGGGGCGGAAATCGTGCCTGGTCAGACGCTGACGATCATTACCGAAGATATCTTGGGTACCAGCGAAAAGGTAAGTACAACGTACAAACCACTAGCAACGGACGTGTCAGTTGGTGATTTTATTTTGATTGATGATGGTAACCTACAGGTGGAAGTTATGTCTACCAATGGTACTGAGGTCACTACCAAAGTAGTCCACGGTGGCATCCTCAAATCTAGAAAAGGAATTAATCTCCCAGATACGGCGATCTCTTCGCCTTCTTTGACAGAGAAGGACAGAGAAGATTTGGAATTCGGTCTGGAGCATGATGTGGATTGGGTGGCTCTGTCGTTTGTGCGCAACGCAAAAGATATCGAAGAGCTGCGTGAGATCATTACGAGCAAAGGAAAGAAAACCAAGATCATCGCGAAAATCGAAAAGCCAGAGGCTGTAGCAGATATCGATGAAATCATCGAAGCGACTGATGCGATCATGGTAGCTAGAGGGGATCTCGGAGTGGAAGTGCAGATGGAAGATGTGCCTCCTATTCAAAAGAGTATCGTCAAAAAATGTAACAACCTAGGTAAACCTGTCATCGTGGCTACTCAGATGCTAGAAAGTATGACAGAAAACCCTCGTCCTACTAGAGCGGAAGCCAATGACGTGGCAAACTCTATTTTTGATGGAGCGGATACCGTGATGTTGTCTGCAGAGTCAGCGTCGGGCAAGTTTCCAGTAGAGTCTGTGCGTAGCATGGCCAAGTGTATTTCAGCGATTGAGAAAGCTTCTGATGCGGTATTTAACAAGCCTTGGGAAGAATCAGGTAGAACGGATCTTGGAGCGAGTAGTCTACTGGTGAGTTCTGCATGTAGACTCAGTAGAGCTGTAGGTGCCAAAGCGATTATCGGGATGACTAAGTCAGGGTATACCGGATTGAGCTTGGCTAAAAACAGACCAGAGGCTGATATATTTATCTTCACTGATGACAAGAGAGTTTTGCATTCGTTGAATTTGGTATGGGGGATCAAAGTGTTTTACTATGATGCACAAAAGCCAATTGATGAGACATTCGATGACTTGGTAGCTATTTTGAAAGAGAAAGGATATTTGGAGACAGGAGATACTTACGTGACTACTGCTGCTATGCCTCTTCACTGGCAGTCCAAAACAAATATGATGAAAGTCGATGTGGTAAAATAA
- a CDS encoding paraquat-inducible protein A, with the protein MLTRNIAALIFTLASFALLFPGLTNPILEITVSADLPIIGKTTFYEQTQSILETVKNLWAHNNEFVAVLIFLFSVIVPVTKGVILLVVLLVRDFGLKLRMFRVVQLIGKWSMADVFVVGVFMSFLSSQSNSSVEAQLHSGFYYFAGYCLISMVGIQVAKLPLSKEGVS; encoded by the coding sequence ATGCTCACACGTAATATTGCGGCACTTATTTTTACCTTAGCCTCTTTTGCCCTTCTCTTTCCAGGTCTGACCAACCCTATATTGGAAATCACTGTTTCTGCCGATTTGCCAATCATTGGCAAAACCACCTTTTACGAACAGACGCAGAGTATCCTCGAGACTGTGAAAAACTTGTGGGCTCACAATAACGAATTTGTCGCCGTACTCATTTTTCTGTTTAGTGTGATAGTACCTGTGACCAAAGGTGTTATTCTATTGGTTGTGTTGCTGGTTAGGGATTTTGGACTGAAGCTTCGCATGTTTCGTGTGGTACAACTGATTGGCAAATGGTCGATGGCGGATGTTTTTGTTGTGGGGGTTTTTATGTCCTTTCTATCCTCTCAGTCCAACAGTTCGGTCGAAGCGCAGTTGCACAGTGGGTTCTACTACTTTGCGGGTTACTGCTTGATTTCGATGGTGGGGATTCAGGTCGCGAAGTTGCCGTTGAGCAAAGAGGGAGTAAGCTGA
- a CDS encoding alpha/beta hydrolase produces MNTKIYCIPGLGLDAQIFDNLNLGCRPLLFIHWIEPLQEESIQAYAKRLSSILHKEDSDIILIGHSFGGILAQEISCLHNIKLIILISSVKKPKEIPMYMRIISKLKLYKLITKNNLLYSFPLWSASQGYSSSSLKSIFKNSIAKISTSYIQWSFHEIANWKGVENESTPIVQIHGDKDLTFPLQSESPPHKLIHSGDHLMVYKRGKEISDFIQTTLNAT; encoded by the coding sequence ATGAATACTAAAATATACTGTATACCAGGATTAGGGCTAGATGCTCAAATATTTGACAACCTCAATTTAGGCTGCCGCCCCCTCCTATTCATCCACTGGATAGAACCCTTACAAGAGGAATCGATCCAAGCCTATGCCAAAAGGCTATCGAGTATTCTACACAAAGAGGATTCAGATATCATACTAATTGGGCATTCATTTGGAGGGATACTAGCTCAAGAGATCTCCTGTTTGCACAACATAAAGTTGATCATCCTGATTTCAAGCGTCAAAAAGCCAAAAGAAATCCCGATGTATATGCGTATCATTTCAAAATTGAAACTTTATAAATTGATAACGAAAAACAATCTTCTTTATAGCTTCCCACTTTGGAGTGCCTCGCAAGGGTACTCGTCTTCTTCCTTAAAATCCATTTTCAAAAATTCGATTGCCAAAATATCCACCTCTTACATTCAGTGGTCCTTCCATGAGATTGCCAACTGGAAAGGTGTAGAAAACGAATCCACACCCATTGTTCAGATTCATGGAGACAAAGATTTGACCTTCCCTCTCCAATCAGAAAGTCCTCCGCACAAATTGATTCATTCGGGCGATCACTTGATGGTTTATAAACGAGGAAAAGAGATCTCTGATTTCATCCAAACCACTCTGAATGCTACCTAA
- a CDS encoding IPExxxVDY family protein, whose product MKKLKLKTDFLYDFHLIGMISKSKEYTVSWAINQALGIGLKKEEDLEIEMKGQGVIRISNCRFENDLMRFSLLSNTLITGQTATQKLLVPSLGSFDYLLKIEEFEEDSDLDTIYSQLRGVDTLDSLVKLDVNKIKEKESFLF is encoded by the coding sequence GTGAAAAAGCTAAAGCTGAAGACTGATTTTCTTTATGACTTTCACTTGATAGGTATGATTTCTAAATCCAAAGAGTACACCGTCTCATGGGCCATCAACCAAGCTTTGGGGATCGGTTTGAAAAAGGAAGAGGATTTAGAGATAGAAATGAAAGGACAGGGAGTCATTCGTATATCAAACTGTCGGTTTGAGAATGACTTGATGCGTTTTTCATTGCTATCCAACACGCTGATTACAGGACAAACGGCTACCCAAAAACTACTTGTTCCGTCATTAGGAAGCTTTGATTATTTATTGAAGATTGAAGAGTTCGAAGAAGATTCGGATTTGGATACTATCTACAGTCAGCTGAGGGGTGTCGACACTTTAGATTCCTTGGTCAAACTGGACGTAAACAAGATTAAAGAAAAGGAGAGTTTTTTATTTTAA
- a CDS encoding NAD(P)/FAD-dependent oxidoreductase, translated as MEKYDVCIIGGGPAGYAAAMRAVDFRKKVLLIEKERIGGAGIHNGALSSKTWWELSREAYALRMLCESTHLPTPQHDYQTLKSEVDKAVSTRRELLEHHMHNLNLNSQGDYFHFVRGLGKVVKDRIVSVHTVDGEDIEIEADNIILATGSRPRKLDHIPIDEETILTSDGIENLKEFPKSMVIVGAGVIGCEFATIFSNFGQTRVHIIDKGQRILPFEDEDVVQIIEKNLESKGVLVHRNSQLVEMKVENGLVVYTLEYDNGSKEVFHVEKALVSVGRVPNYENLISAQVKVDIDHRGIIDDLTQTSIPNIFAIGDITADIALVNVGELEGRYAVEKMFGNPVKPLLYENISTIMFLAPEVAGVGLNEVKARDMGISYKVVCLDYSCISRAIAMRNTTGFIKIIVSNDEEMRILGMRVIGEHASSSIEAVALLISMGKGIEELAELIHPHPSIIEGIQECVRMLLNKSMLKPGVLRQSMRCACFVDGELKNVEFN; from the coding sequence ATGGAGAAATACGACGTCTGTATCATAGGAGGAGGACCCGCAGGATACGCTGCAGCCATGCGTGCAGTTGATTTTAGAAAGAAAGTACTGCTGATCGAAAAAGAAAGAATAGGTGGCGCCGGCATCCACAATGGAGCCCTATCCAGCAAAACTTGGTGGGAGCTATCCCGAGAGGCTTACGCACTACGTATGCTCTGTGAATCCACACACCTACCGACCCCACAGCACGACTACCAAACGCTCAAATCGGAAGTAGACAAGGCAGTAAGCACACGACGAGAGCTCCTAGAGCACCATATGCACAACCTCAACCTCAACAGTCAAGGTGATTACTTTCATTTTGTACGAGGGCTAGGAAAAGTGGTAAAAGACCGAATAGTGTCGGTCCATACAGTGGACGGTGAAGACATAGAAATCGAAGCGGACAACATCATCCTCGCTACAGGTAGTCGTCCCCGAAAACTAGATCATATTCCCATCGATGAAGAAACCATACTCACAAGTGACGGTATAGAAAACCTCAAAGAATTCCCCAAAAGCATGGTAATTGTCGGGGCAGGGGTCATCGGCTGTGAATTTGCGACGATCTTCTCCAATTTTGGACAGACAAGAGTACACATCATAGACAAAGGACAGCGAATCTTACCCTTCGAAGATGAAGATGTCGTTCAGATCATCGAAAAAAACTTAGAAAGCAAAGGCGTATTGGTCCATCGCAACTCCCAGCTCGTCGAAATGAAGGTTGAAAATGGACTGGTAGTCTACACCCTTGAGTATGACAATGGTTCCAAAGAGGTGTTTCATGTTGAAAAGGCTTTGGTATCGGTCGGTCGCGTACCCAACTACGAAAACTTAATCTCAGCTCAAGTCAAAGTCGACATAGACCATCGAGGAATCATCGACGACCTCACACAAACCTCCATTCCCAACATCTTTGCGATAGGCGACATCACAGCAGATATAGCCTTGGTCAATGTCGGCGAACTAGAAGGCCGGTATGCGGTAGAAAAAATGTTTGGAAACCCCGTCAAACCACTCCTATACGAAAACATATCCACGATCATGTTTCTCGCGCCAGAAGTCGCAGGTGTCGGGCTCAACGAAGTAAAGGCTAGGGATATGGGCATCTCATACAAAGTAGTCTGTCTGGACTACAGCTGTATCTCCCGTGCCATAGCCATGCGCAACACGACAGGTTTTATCAAAATCATCGTATCCAATGATGAAGAAATGCGCATCCTCGGCATGCGCGTAATTGGAGAACATGCTTCCAGTTCAATAGAAGCTGTGGCGCTACTCATCTCCATGGGCAAAGGAATCGAAGAGCTTGCCGAGCTGATTCACCCTCACCCTTCTATCATCGAAGGAATCCAAGAATGTGTACGCATGCTCCTCAACAAGTCCATGCTCAAACCAGGTGTACTTAGACAATCCATGCGTTGTGCCTGCTTCGTAGATGGGGAACTAAAAAATGTAGAATTTAACTAA